Proteins encoded together in one Kingella oralis window:
- the rpsQ gene encoding 30S ribosomal protein S17, which produces MSTEKTVRTLQGKVVSDKMDKTVTVLIERKVKHPLYGKIIRRSTKIHAHDEQNQYGIGDVVVIQESHPLSKTKSWVVKELVEKARTV; this is translated from the coding sequence ATGAGTACTGAAAAAACTGTTCGTACTTTGCAGGGCAAAGTAGTAAGCGATAAGATGGATAAAACTGTAACAGTGTTAATTGAACGAAAAGTAAAGCATCCGTTATATGGCAAAATTATCCGTCGTTCTACTAAAATTCATGCTCACGATGAGCAAAACCAATATGGAATTGGTGATGTTGTAGTGATTCAGGAATCGCATCCTTTGTCTAAAACTAAATCTTGGGTAGTTAAGGAATTAGTAGAAAAAGCACGTACTGTCTAA
- the rpmC gene encoding 50S ribosomal protein L29: protein MKTNELKEKSVEQLKEILVDLLKQQFSLRMQHATGQLGQTSEIKRVRHAIARVKTIISEKGVQ, encoded by the coding sequence ATGAAAACCAATGAGTTGAAAGAGAAATCAGTAGAGCAACTAAAAGAAATTTTAGTCGATTTACTGAAGCAGCAATTCAGTTTGCGCATGCAGCATGCTACTGGTCAATTGGGGCAAACTAGCGAAATAAAACGAGTGCGCCATGCTATTGCTCGTGTAAAAACTATTATCTCTGAAAAAGGTGTCCAATAA
- the rplP gene encoding 50S ribosomal protein L16 produces MLQPTRLKYRKQHKGRNTGIATRGNTVSFGDFGLKAVGRGRLTARQIEAARRAMTRHIKRGGRIWIRVFPDKPITEKPIQVRMGGGKGNVEYYIAEIQPGKVLYEMDGVNEALAREAFALAAAKLPIPTTFVTRQVGK; encoded by the coding sequence ATGCTACAGCCAACTAGACTAAAATATCGCAAACAGCACAAAGGTCGCAATACAGGTATTGCTACTCGTGGTAACACAGTAAGTTTCGGTGATTTTGGCTTAAAGGCGGTTGGACGTGGTCGTTTAACTGCTCGTCAAATAGAAGCTGCACGTCGTGCTATGACTCGCCATATTAAACGTGGTGGTCGTATTTGGATTCGCGTGTTTCCTGATAAGCCAATTACTGAAAAACCAATTCAAGTTCGTATGGGTGGTGGTAAAGGCAATGTAGAGTATTATATTGCTGAAATTCAGCCTGGTAAGGTGTTGTATGAAATGGATGGTGTAAATGAAGCTTTGGCTCGTGAAGCATTTGCTTTGGCTGCAGCTAAACTGCCAATTCCAACCACATTTGTAACAAGACAGGTGGGTAAGTAA
- the rpsC gene encoding 30S ribosomal protein S3, which translates to MGQKIHPVGFRLAVNKDWSSKWFAKSTDFATVLKQDIDVREYLSKRLANASVGRIVIERPAKSARITIHSARPGVVIGQKGADIEILKQDLEKLLGVAVHVNIEEIRRPELDAQIIADGIAQQLEKRVQFRRAMKRAMQNAMRAGAKGIKIMTSGRLNGADIARSEWYREGRVPLHTLRADVDYATSEALTTYGIIGLKVWVYKGEMGQVQAQPERENRRSNRKGGRNATAN; encoded by the coding sequence ATGGGACAAAAGATTCATCCAGTTGGCTTCCGTTTAGCCGTAAACAAAGACTGGTCTTCAAAATGGTTTGCTAAAAGCACTGATTTTGCAACTGTTCTCAAACAAGATATTGATGTACGCGAATATTTAAGCAAACGCTTGGCTAACGCATCGGTCGGTCGTATTGTAATTGAACGCCCTGCTAAATCTGCTCGTATTACTATTCATTCGGCTCGTCCAGGTGTAGTAATTGGTCAAAAAGGCGCAGATATTGAGATCTTGAAGCAAGATTTGGAAAAATTATTGGGTGTTGCTGTTCACGTTAATATTGAAGAAATTCGCAGACCAGAATTGGATGCTCAAATTATTGCCGATGGAATTGCGCAGCAGTTAGAAAAACGTGTTCAATTCCGTCGTGCAATGAAGCGGGCAATGCAAAATGCAATGCGTGCTGGTGCAAAAGGCATCAAGATTATGACTTCTGGTCGTTTGAATGGTGCAGACATTGCGCGTAGTGAGTGGTATCGCGAAGGTCGCGTACCCTTGCATACATTGCGTGCCGATGTGGACTATGCGACCAGCGAAGCTCTGACAACTTATGGCATTATCGGTTTAAAAGTATGGGTTTACAAAGGCGAAATGGGTCAAGTTCAAGCTCAGCCTGAACGTGAAAATCGCCGTAGTAACAGAAAGGGTGGTAGAAATGCTACAGCCAACTAG
- the rplV gene encoding 50S ribosomal protein L22, translated as MRVSAQHNNARISAQKARLVADMIRGKDVAQALNILAFSPKKGAELIKKVLESAIANAEHNNDADIDELKVVTIFVDKGPSLKRFQARAKGRGNRIEKQTCHIHVTVGN; from the coding sequence ATGAGAGTATCTGCACAACACAATAATGCCCGCATTTCTGCTCAAAAAGCCCGCTTGGTGGCAGACATGATTCGTGGTAAAGACGTTGCCCAAGCTCTAAATATCTTGGCATTCAGCCCTAAAAAAGGTGCTGAATTGATTAAGAAAGTTTTGGAGTCGGCTATTGCCAATGCTGAGCATAATAATGATGCTGACATTGATGAATTGAAAGTGGTTACAATTTTTGTAGACAAAGGTCCCAGCCTGAAACGCTTTCAAGCTCGTGCAAAAGGTCGTGGCAACCGCATTGAAAAACAAACTTGTCATATTCATGTGACAGTAGGCAATTAA
- the rpsS gene encoding 30S ribosomal protein S19: MARSLKKGPYVDLHLLKKVDTARATNDKRPIKTWSRRSTILPDFIGLTIAVHNGRTHVPVFISDNMVGHKLGEFSLTRTFKGHLADKKAKK; this comes from the coding sequence ATGGCTCGTTCATTGAAAAAAGGTCCATACGTTGACCTGCACTTATTGAAAAAAGTGGATACGGCTCGTGCCACTAACGACAAACGACCAATCAAAACATGGTCACGTCGTTCAACTATTCTGCCTGATTTTATTGGTTTGACTATTGCTGTTCATAACGGTCGCACTCATGTGCCCGTATTTATCAGCGATAATATGGTTGGTCATAAATTGGGTGAATTCTCATTGACTCGTACCTTTAAAGGTCATTTGGCTGATAAAAAAGCTAAGAAATAA
- the rplB gene encoding 50S ribosomal protein L2: protein MAIIKMKPTSAGRRGMVRVVTEGLYKGAAYAPLLEKQSSTAGRNNNGHITTRHKGGGHKHHYRVIDFKRNKDGISAKVERIEYDPNRTAHIALLCYADGERRYIIAPRGVQAGATLVSGSEAAIKVGNALPIRNIPVGTTIHCIEMKPGKGAQIARSAGASAVLLAKEGIYAQVRLRSGEVRRIHVDCRATIGEVGNEEQSLKKIGKAGANRWRGIRPTVRGVVMNPVDHPHGGGEGRTGEAREPVSPWGTPAKGYRTRNNKRTDNMIVRRRYSNKG, encoded by the coding sequence ATGGCTATCATAAAAATGAAACCAACTTCTGCTGGCCGTCGCGGCATGGTTCGCGTGGTAACAGAAGGTTTATACAAAGGTGCAGCTTATGCTCCTTTGCTGGAAAAGCAAAGCTCTACCGCGGGTCGTAATAACAATGGTCACATTACTACGCGCCATAAAGGCGGTGGTCATAAACACCATTACCGCGTTATTGATTTTAAACGAAATAAAGACGGTATTTCTGCAAAAGTAGAGCGTATTGAGTATGATCCTAACCGCACTGCGCATATTGCATTGTTGTGTTATGCCGATGGCGAGCGTCGTTACATTATCGCTCCGCGCGGTGTTCAAGCTGGCGCTACATTGGTATCAGGTTCAGAAGCTGCAATCAAAGTAGGCAATGCTTTGCCTATCCGTAATATTCCTGTAGGTACAACAATTCACTGTATTGAAATGAAGCCAGGTAAAGGCGCGCAAATTGCCCGTTCTGCTGGTGCTTCTGCGGTATTGTTGGCAAAAGAAGGTATTTACGCTCAAGTTCGCTTGCGTTCTGGCGAAGTTCGTCGTATTCATGTTGATTGCCGTGCTACTATCGGTGAAGTAGGTAACGAAGAGCAAAGTCTGAAAAAAATCGGTAAGGCTGGTGCGAACCGCTGGCGTGGTATACGGCCAACCGTACGCGGTGTGGTAATGAACCCAGTAGATCACCCGCATGGTGGCGGTGAGGGTCGCACGGGTGAGGCTCGTGAACCTGTTAGTCCATGGGGTACACCTGCTAAAGGTTATCGTACTCGTAACAACAAACGCACAGACAACATGATTGTTCGTCGTCGTTATTCAAATAAAGGCTAA
- the rplW gene encoding 50S ribosomal protein L23, with translation MNQQRLMKVILAPVVTEKSNLVAEKRNQMVFKVLKDATKTEIKAAVELLFNVKVASVTTTTTKGKVKRFGRTLGRRSDVKKAYISLVAGQELDLEAAAAAADKE, from the coding sequence ATGAATCAACAACGTTTGATGAAAGTGATTTTGGCTCCTGTTGTAACTGAAAAAAGCAACTTGGTTGCCGAAAAACGCAACCAAATGGTGTTCAAAGTGTTGAAAGACGCAACTAAAACTGAAATTAAAGCGGCAGTTGAATTGCTGTTTAATGTAAAAGTTGCCTCTGTAACGACCACTACCACAAAAGGCAAAGTGAAACGCTTTGGTCGTACATTGGGTCGTCGCAGCGATGTGAAAAAAGCCTATATCAGCTTGGTGGCTGGTCAAGAGCTGGACTTAGAAGCCGCAGCCGCTGCTGCAGATAAGGAATAA
- the rplD gene encoding 50S ribosomal protein L4, with protein MELKLIDAKGQVSGSVAASDALFAREYNEALVHQLVVAFLANARSGNRAQKTRAEVNHSTKKPWRQKGTGRARSGMTSSPLWRKGGRAFPNKPDENFTQKVNRKMYRAGMATILSQLVRDERLFVIESLSAATPKTKEFAEQVKNLGMEQVLFVTKQLDENVYLSSRNLPNVLVLEATQIDPYSLLRYKKVVITKEAVAQLEEQWV; from the coding sequence ATGGAATTAAAATTGATTGATGCAAAGGGTCAAGTTTCAGGCAGCGTTGCTGCGTCTGATGCTTTGTTTGCCCGTGAATACAATGAAGCATTGGTTCACCAGTTGGTAGTTGCATTCTTGGCGAATGCCCGCTCTGGTAACCGCGCTCAAAAAACACGCGCAGAAGTTAATCACTCTACCAAAAAACCATGGCGTCAAAAAGGTACAGGTCGTGCCCGTTCCGGTATGACTTCATCTCCATTGTGGCGCAAAGGTGGTCGTGCATTCCCTAACAAACCCGATGAAAACTTCACTCAAAAAGTAAACCGCAAAATGTATCGCGCTGGTATGGCGACTATTTTGTCGCAACTGGTTCGCGATGAGCGTTTATTTGTAATTGAGAGTTTGTCTGCTGCAACACCTAAAACCAAAGAATTTGCTGAACAAGTGAAAAATTTGGGTATGGAGCAAGTGTTGTTTGTTACTAAACAGCTAGATGAGAACGTATATTTGTCTTCACGCAATTTGCCTAATGTATTGGTGTTAGAGGCAACACAAATTGACCCATACAGCTTGTTGCGCTACAAAAAAGTAGTGATAACAAAAGAAGCAGTTGCACAGTTAGAGGAGCAATGGGTATGA
- the rplC gene encoding 50S ribosomal protein L3, protein MALGLVGRKVGMTRVFTEQGASVPVTVLEMTANRVTQVKSKETDGYAAVQVTFGEKKANHVNKAEAGHFAKAGVEAGRGLHEFVVSEEKAAELKAGDVITVSLFEVGQLVDVTGTSKGKGFSGTIKRHNFGAQRTSHGNSRSHRVPGSIGMAQDPGRVFPGKRMAGQYGNTKSTVQHLEIVRVDEERNLLLVKGAVPGAVNSNVVVRHSVKKAGA, encoded by the coding sequence ATGGCTTTAGGTCTGGTTGGACGCAAAGTAGGCATGACTCGCGTGTTTACAGAACAAGGTGCATCTGTTCCTGTAACCGTGTTGGAAATGACTGCTAACCGCGTTACCCAAGTAAAATCCAAAGAAACGGATGGCTATGCGGCCGTTCAAGTTACCTTTGGTGAGAAAAAAGCAAACCATGTAAACAAAGCAGAAGCTGGACACTTTGCAAAAGCAGGTGTTGAGGCGGGTCGCGGTTTGCACGAGTTTGTTGTTTCTGAAGAAAAAGCAGCTGAATTGAAAGCTGGCGATGTAATCACTGTATCTCTGTTTGAAGTGGGTCAATTGGTTGATGTAACAGGCACATCCAAAGGTAAAGGCTTCTCAGGTACGATTAAACGCCACAATTTCGGTGCGCAACGCACTTCGCACGGTAACTCACGTTCGCACCGTGTTCCGGGTTCTATCGGTATGGCACAAGACCCTGGTCGCGTGTTCCCTGGTAAACGCATGGCTGGTCAGTATGGCAACACCAAATCAACTGTTCAGCATTTGGAAATTGTACGCGTTGATGAAGAACGCAATCTGCTGTTGGTTAAAGGTGCCGTTCCTGGCGCGGTAAACAGCAATGTTGTGGTTCGCCATAGCGTTAAGAAAGCAGGTGCGTAA
- the ubiM gene encoding 5-demethoxyubiquinol-8 5-hydroxylase UbiM gives MDTDILIVGGGPAGLAFARQLKDSRLRVTIIEKAPLETLQNPPYDGREIALTHLSREIMQRLGMWQRIPENEIYRLRDAKVFNGTSDYTLHFPQPSKARGGEADRLGNLISNHNIRRAAYEEVAECENVELRCGVGVKSVETNENRALVELENGDTITARLLIAADSRFSQTRRQLGIAADMHDFGRTVIVFRTKHTISNQHTASECFFYGRTLALLPLEEHLTNCVITITNTKAHELLDLSPEALTAEAQKMLNGRLGEMEIAGTVHHYPLVGAHASTFVGTRCALVGDAAVGMHPVTAHGWNLGLESTEILAKQVLQADAKGKDIASKDVLEMYNVKHQLHTRPLYHGTNAMVSFFTNDSAPAKLLRGAVLRVSNNLPPLKKLISKQLTG, from the coding sequence ATGGATACTGATATTTTGATTGTGGGCGGTGGCCCTGCTGGGTTGGCTTTTGCGCGGCAGTTGAAAGACAGCCGTTTGCGGGTAACGATTATTGAGAAAGCGCCATTGGAGACGTTGCAAAATCCGCCGTATGACGGGCGCGAGATTGCGCTGACACATTTGTCGCGCGAGATTATGCAGCGTTTGGGCATGTGGCAGCGCATTCCTGAAAACGAGATTTACCGTTTGCGCGATGCGAAGGTGTTTAACGGCACGAGCGATTACACGCTACATTTTCCGCAGCCGAGCAAGGCGCGCGGCGGGGAGGCCGACCGCTTGGGCAATTTGATTTCTAATCACAATATTCGCCGCGCGGCGTATGAGGAAGTGGCGGAATGTGAGAATGTGGAACTGCGTTGCGGCGTGGGCGTGAAAAGCGTGGAGACGAACGAGAACCGTGCGCTGGTTGAGCTGGAAAATGGCGATACGATTACGGCGCGGCTGTTAATTGCGGCGGACAGTCGCTTTTCGCAAACGCGGCGGCAGCTGGGCATTGCGGCAGATATGCACGATTTTGGGCGCACGGTGATTGTGTTCCGCACGAAACACACGATTTCCAACCAGCACACGGCAAGCGAGTGTTTCTTTTACGGGCGCACGCTGGCGCTGCTGCCGCTGGAAGAGCATTTGACCAATTGTGTGATCACGATTACGAATACTAAGGCGCATGAATTATTGGATTTGTCGCCCGAAGCCTTGACGGCGGAAGCGCAAAAAATGCTGAACGGGCGCTTGGGCGAGATGGAGATTGCGGGCACGGTGCATCATTATCCGCTGGTGGGGGCGCACGCGAGCACGTTTGTGGGCACGCGCTGCGCTTTGGTGGGCGATGCGGCGGTGGGGATGCACCCTGTTACCGCGCATGGCTGGAATTTGGGCTTGGAAAGCACGGAGATTCTGGCAAAACAAGTGTTGCAGGCGGATGCGAAGGGCAAGGATATTGCGTCTAAAGACGTGTTGGAGATGTATAACGTGAAGCATCAATTGCACACGCGCCCGCTGTATCACGGCACGAACGCGATGGTGTCGTTCTTTACCAACGACAGCGCGCCTGCGAAGTTGCTGCGCGGGGCGGTGTTGCGCGTGAGCAATAATTTGCCGCCGTTGAAAAAATTGATTAGCAAACAGCTTACGGGCTAA
- the pgi gene encoding glucose-6-phosphate isomerase, whose amino-acid sequence MTAPTHLPAWQALQQDYEQTQSVQMRDQFAQDPERANRYWLEVGGLAVDFSKNRINDQIIADLVALAEQAGLPERIEQMYRGEKINETENRAVLHVALRNRSNTPIKVDGKDVMPEVNHVLRKMGDFTRAVRSGEWLGYTNQVITDVVNIGIGGSDLGPLMMCTALKNFGHPRLNMHFVSNVDGTQMRDVLEKVHPETTLFIIASKTFTTQETLTNAHTARDWFLQAGSEKDIAKHFVAISTNQKAVAEFGIDTEHMFEFWDWVGGRYSLWSAIGLPIMLYLGEENFIELLEGAHLMDQHFRNAPLSRNLPALMGLIGIWYINFYGGGSHVIAPYDQHLHRLPKYIQQLDMESNGKQVQMDGTPVATETGPIIWGETGINGQHAFFQLLHQGTHITPIDLIASLEKRSNLPGHHEILLSNVFAQAEAFMRGKTSAEARAELQAQGVPAEHIEALVPHKTFSGNRPTNVILLDKITPRNMGSLIAMYEHKVFTQGVIWGINSFDQWGVELGKQLAKTILAELTGAIDPQLHDASTSKLVRLYRKANCEADGTCALFQ is encoded by the coding sequence ATGACTGCTCCCACCCACCTCCCCGCATGGCAAGCCCTGCAACAAGACTACGAACAAACCCAATCCGTCCAAATGCGCGACCAATTCGCCCAAGACCCCGAGCGCGCCAACCGCTATTGGCTGGAAGTGGGCGGCCTGGCGGTGGATTTTTCCAAAAACCGCATCAACGACCAAATCATCGCCGACCTCGTTGCCCTAGCCGAGCAGGCGGGGCTGCCCGAGCGCATTGAGCAAATGTATCGCGGCGAAAAAATCAACGAAACCGAAAACCGCGCCGTGCTGCACGTTGCCCTGCGCAACCGCAGCAACACGCCGATTAAGGTGGACGGCAAAGACGTGATGCCCGAAGTGAACCACGTTTTGCGCAAAATGGGCGATTTCACCCGCGCTGTGCGCAGCGGCGAATGGCTGGGCTACACCAACCAAGTCATCACCGATGTGGTCAATATCGGCATCGGCGGCTCCGATTTGGGGCCGCTGATGATGTGCACCGCGCTGAAAAACTTCGGGCATCCGCGCCTGAATATGCATTTCGTTTCCAATGTGGACGGCACGCAAATGCGCGACGTGCTGGAAAAAGTCCACCCCGAAACCACGCTGTTCATCATCGCATCCAAAACGTTCACCACCCAAGAAACGCTCACCAACGCCCACACCGCGCGCGATTGGTTCTTGCAGGCAGGCAGCGAAAAAGACATCGCCAAGCACTTTGTCGCCATTTCCACCAACCAAAAAGCCGTTGCCGAATTCGGCATCGACACCGAGCATATGTTTGAATTTTGGGATTGGGTGGGCGGACGATACAGCCTGTGGTCGGCCATCGGCTTGCCCATCATGCTGTATTTGGGCGAGGAAAACTTTATTGAATTGCTGGAAGGCGCGCACCTGATGGACCAACACTTCCGCAACGCGCCGCTGTCGCGCAACCTACCCGCGCTGATGGGGCTAATCGGCATTTGGTACATCAATTTCTACGGCGGCGGCAGCCACGTTATCGCGCCTTACGACCAGCACCTGCACCGCCTGCCCAAATACATCCAGCAGCTAGACATGGAATCCAACGGCAAGCAAGTGCAAATGGACGGCACGCCCGTCGCCACCGAAACCGGTCCGATTATCTGGGGCGAAACGGGCATCAATGGGCAGCATGCCTTTTTCCAACTGCTGCACCAAGGCACGCACATCACGCCCATAGACCTCATCGCCAGCTTGGAAAAACGCAGCAATCTGCCCGGGCATCACGAAATCCTGCTCAGCAACGTGTTCGCCCAAGCCGAAGCCTTTATGCGCGGCAAAACGTCTGCCGAAGCCCGCGCCGAACTGCAAGCGCAAGGCGTGCCCGCCGAGCATATCGAAGCGCTTGTGCCGCATAAAACGTTCAGCGGCAACCGCCCCACCAACGTTATCCTGCTGGATAAAATCACCCCGCGCAACATGGGCAGCCTGATTGCCATGTATGAACACAAGGTCTTCACCCAAGGCGTGATTTGGGGCATCAACAGCTTTGACCAATGGGGCGTGGAGCTGGGCAAACAGCTTGCCAAAACCATTCTCGCCGAGCTGACGGGCGCAATCGACCCGCAACTGCACGATGCTTCCACCAGCAAACTGGTGCGCTTGTATCGCAAAGCCAACTGCGAAGCGGACGGCACGTGCGCGCTGTTCCAATAG
- a CDS encoding MurR/RpiR family transcriptional regulator codes for MLSKISESLDSLSNAERKVAECALSEPKWFVHAAVAEIAEQAQVSQPTVIRFCRSLGYKGLPEFKLALSASISQNGLPFVHAELNTDDNMGDVMEKVLGNTAAALLGARRSLDENELENAIAMLSHARRIEFYGVGNSGIVAQDAQHKFFRFGVSTVAYSDTHIQLMAAVLTAQDVLVVISNSGSSIELLDAVSIAKENGAKVIVITRAGSPLAQFADCELALAAQEDAHRYSPMVSRSLQLAVIDILAIGLALRLGETASLQLEKGKRSILSHRVHD; via the coding sequence ATGTTAAGCAAGATTAGTGAGAGTTTGGATTCGTTGTCGAACGCGGAGCGCAAGGTGGCGGAATGCGCGCTGTCGGAGCCCAAATGGTTTGTGCACGCGGCGGTGGCGGAAATCGCGGAGCAGGCGCAGGTGTCGCAGCCCACGGTGATTCGTTTTTGCCGTAGCTTGGGCTACAAGGGGCTGCCTGAATTCAAACTCGCGCTCTCTGCCAGCATCAGCCAAAACGGTTTGCCGTTTGTGCACGCCGAATTGAACACCGACGACAACATGGGCGACGTGATGGAAAAAGTGTTGGGCAACACCGCCGCCGCGTTGCTCGGCGCCCGCCGCAGTTTGGACGAAAACGAGCTGGAAAACGCGATTGCCATGCTGTCGCACGCGCGGCGCATTGAGTTTTACGGCGTGGGCAATTCGGGCATTGTGGCGCAGGATGCGCAGCATAAGTTTTTCCGCTTCGGCGTGTCTACCGTGGCGTATTCGGACACGCATATCCAGCTGATGGCGGCGGTGCTCACGGCGCAGGATGTGCTGGTGGTGATTTCCAATTCGGGCTCGTCGATTGAGCTTTTGGATGCGGTGAGCATTGCCAAGGAAAACGGCGCGAAAGTGATTGTGATTACCCGCGCGGGCAGCCCGCTGGCGCAGTTTGCCGATTGCGAATTGGCGCTGGCGGCGCAGGAAGACGCGCACCGTTATTCGCCGATGGTGTCGCGCTCGTTGCAGCTGGCGGTGATAGACATCTTGGCGATTGGCTTGGCGTTGCGCTTGGGCGAAACCGCTTCGTTGCAGTTGGAAAAAGGCAAGCGCAGCATTTTGAGCCACCGCGTGCACGACTGA
- the nudE gene encoding ADP compounds hydrolase NudE, whose amino-acid sequence MSFLEHFLDREQQKPEVLAVRQAAKTRIFEVQEVDLRFANGAERTYERLTPSRKPAVMVLPVENGELIMVREYAVGPERYELTCVKGLIDAGETPEQAARRELQEEIGLAAATLTPLRALYSSPSHMFGLMHVFIAEDLRASKLEGDEPEPLVPVRVPLAQLNALIDDEALGNSQTLAALMLLQRKRPELFQAA is encoded by the coding sequence ATGAGCTTTTTAGAGCATTTTTTGGATAGGGAGCAGCAAAAGCCCGAGGTGCTGGCGGTGCGACAGGCGGCGAAAACGCGCATTTTTGAAGTGCAGGAAGTGGATTTGCGCTTTGCCAACGGGGCGGAGCGCACGTATGAGCGTTTAACGCCGTCGCGCAAGCCGGCGGTGATGGTGCTGCCGGTTGAAAACGGCGAGTTGATTATGGTGCGCGAGTATGCGGTCGGTCCCGAGCGGTATGAATTAACTTGCGTGAAGGGTTTGATTGACGCGGGCGAAACGCCCGAGCAGGCGGCGCGGCGCGAGTTGCAGGAGGAAATCGGGCTGGCGGCGGCAACACTTACCCCGCTGCGTGCGCTGTATTCGTCGCCCAGCCATATGTTCGGGCTGATGCACGTTTTTATCGCGGAGGATTTGCGCGCGTCCAAATTGGAGGGCGACGAGCCTGAGCCGCTGGTGCCCGTGCGCGTGCCGTTGGCGCAATTGAACGCGCTGATTGACGATGAGGCGCTGGGCAATTCGCAAACCTTGGCGGCGTTGATGTTGTTGCAGCGCAAGCGCCCTGAGCTTTTTCAGGCTGCCTGA
- the rho gene encoding transcription termination factor Rho, with amino-acid sequence MHVTELQTKHITELLEQAERMGIDGANRLRKQDLVFQIVRELIQNGQEFICSGTLEVLPDGYGFLRNAATSYLANPDDIYVSPQQIRRFNLHTGDTIEGTVRVPKNDEKYFALVRLDSVNGDHPESSRHKILFENLTPLFPNRQLKLERDNQSSENITGRIIDLISPIGFGQRALLVAPPKTGKTVMLQNIAHAITANYPDAELIVLLIDERPEEVTEMLRSVRGEVVASTFDEPAQCHVQVAEMVIEKAKRMVEHKKDVIILLDSITRLARAYNTVVPMSGKVLTGGVDAHALHRPKRFFGAARNVEEGGSLTIIATALVETGSRMDDVIFEEFKGTGNMELSLDRRLAEKRVFPAININKSGTRREELIVPADQLQRMWMLRRVIHPMDDVEAAEFLLDKIKQTKNNADFFDLMRGSNNAGKSHAANHANNGNTSNAAQGSLKTTAPTAAQQNSSETTNLPRRRGRPRKNPLA; translated from the coding sequence ATGCACGTTACCGAACTCCAAACCAAACACATAACGGAACTCCTAGAACAAGCCGAAAGAATGGGCATTGACGGCGCAAACCGCTTGCGAAAACAAGACCTTGTTTTCCAAATTGTGCGCGAGCTGATTCAAAACGGGCAAGAATTCATCTGCTCGGGCACGCTGGAAGTGCTGCCCGATGGCTACGGCTTTTTACGCAACGCCGCCACATCCTATCTTGCCAACCCCGATGATATTTACGTTTCGCCGCAGCAAATTCGCCGTTTTAATTTGCACACGGGCGACACCATTGAAGGCACCGTGCGCGTGCCCAAAAACGATGAAAAATACTTCGCGCTGGTGCGGCTAGACAGCGTGAACGGCGACCACCCCGAAAGCAGTCGCCATAAAATTTTGTTTGAAAACCTTACCCCGCTGTTCCCCAATCGCCAGCTTAAATTGGAGCGCGATAATCAATCCAGCGAAAACATCACGGGGCGGATTATCGACCTGATTTCTCCCATCGGTTTCGGGCAACGCGCCTTGCTGGTTGCGCCGCCCAAAACAGGCAAAACTGTGATGCTGCAAAACATCGCCCACGCCATCACCGCCAATTATCCCGATGCCGAACTGATTGTGCTGCTGATTGACGAGCGCCCCGAAGAAGTAACCGAAATGCTGCGTTCGGTGCGCGGCGAAGTGGTGGCTTCCACCTTTGATGAGCCCGCGCAATGCCATGTGCAAGTAGCCGAAATGGTGATTGAAAAAGCCAAGCGCATGGTGGAACACAAAAAAGACGTGATTATTCTGCTGGACAGCATCACCCGCCTTGCCCGCGCGTATAACACTGTGGTGCCGATGTCGGGCAAAGTGCTTACAGGTGGCGTGGATGCGCACGCGCTGCATCGCCCCAAACGCTTCTTTGGCGCGGCGCGCAACGTGGAAGAAGGCGGCTCGCTCACCATCATCGCCACCGCGCTGGTGGAAACAGGCAGCCGCATGGACGATGTGATTTTTGAAGAATTTAAAGGCACGGGCAACATGGAACTCAGCCTAGACCGCCGCCTTGCCGAAAAGCGCGTATTCCCCGCCATCAACATCAACAAATCGGGCACGCGCCGCGAAGAGTTAATCGTCCCCGCCGACCAATTGCAACGGATGTGGATGCTGCGCCGCGTAATTCATCCGATGGACGATGTGGAAGCTGCGGAATTTTTGTTAGACAAAATCAAGCAAACCAAAAACAACGCCGACTTTTTTGACCTGATGCGCGGCAGCAATAACGCAGGCAAAAGCCATGCCGCCAATCATGCAAACAATGGCAACACCAGCAACGCCGCCCAAGGCAGCCTGAAAACCACCGCGCCCACCGCCGCGCAGCAAAACAGCAGCGAAACCACCAACCTGCCCCGCCGCCGCGGCCGCCCGCGCAAAAATCCCCTTGCCTAA